The Oscillatoria acuminata PCC 6304 genomic interval GATTTCCCGCCCTTGGGGGACATATCCGATGCCCATTTTAGCGCGGCGATCGCTCGATTTATCGATGATGGGTTGCCCCTCTAAATAGATTTGTCCCTGGCGGGGTTGCAGTAACCCCATAATGGTTTTTAACAGAGTGGTTTTGCCTACCCCATTCCGTCCAATCAGGCAAACCATTTGTCCCGGGGATACGTTCAAATCCACATCCCGCAAAATGTGACTTTCCCCATAATAAACATTCAGGCCAGATACTTGTAGCATCCGATGGGGTGAGGGTTCTGTCAGGTAGGGTTTTTCTAGGTTATCAATTGAATTCATCAACTTTATTCTCAGTTTTTATAGGGGTTTAATCTGGCTTATTCTTCATGTTCCTCGGTACTGCCCAAATAGACTTGAATCACTTTGGGGTCATTTTGCACCTCTTCGATACTCCCTTCACAGAGGACTGAACCCTCATGCAATACTGTGACTTTGCGGGCAATTTGCCGCACGAATTCCATATCATGTTCAATCACAATAATCGAATGACTTTGGGCCAAGGAAATCAGTAATTCCCCGGTGAGGGCGGTTTCTTCATCGGTTAAACCGGCTACGGGTTCATCAACAAGCAGTAAATCAGGAGATTGCGCCAGCAACATCCCAATTTCTAGCCATTGCTTTTCCCCGTGGGAAAGTAATCCCGAAGCGATATCCGCTTTAGCGACTAAACCGATGGTTTCAAGGAGGGTTTTGACCGTATTATGCTCCGATGCTGGGGTGGGTTTCAATAAGGTCTGAAATACATTTTTATTCCGATTGCAGGAAATTTCTAAATTTTCCCGAGGGGTGAGATTCAGGTAAACCCGTGGGGTTTGAAATTTGCGACCAATGCCAAACCGAGCGATACTATCTTCGGAATATTTCCGGAGGTTTCGCCCTTTAAAGAAAACTTTTCCTAGGGTGGGTTTAACCTTGCCGGTAATCACATCTAAAAAGGTGGTTTTTCCGGCACCATTGGGGCCAATAATGACCCGTAACTCTCCCGTATTCATGGTGAAGGTTAAATTATTGAGGGCATTAAATCCGTCAAAACTAACCGTTAAATTTTCAATTTCTAAGATGTTTTCGTTCACGGACTCTCTCTCTGAAACTTGATGACTAGACTATTTCCTGAGTCAACTTAATGGAATTCGATGGGTTTAAGGCTCTAGGGTTTCACGCTCTCGTTGAATTTCGGGGTCTTCTGCTAATTTGGGATAGGTAATCACATATCGCGGACGTCCGGTAATCGTGCGAATGAAATTACCGGCTTCAGTCCGCAACCAACCGACGATGCCATTGGGAAGGACTAATACAACAATTAGGAAGAGTGCGCCTTGGAAAAACAGCCAGATTTCGGGGAATTGTTCGCTTAAGAAACTTTTGCCGTAGTTGACTAATAAGGCTCCGAGGATGGCTCCGATTAAGGTGGCTCTACCGCCTACTGCAACCCAAATGACCATTTCAATGGAAAAGGCAATATCCATTGCTCTGGGGGAAATGATACCCGCTCTAAGGGTAAAAAGTGCGCCTCCGAGTCCAGCTAAAGCGGCAGAAATTGCAAAGACTAAGACTTTATATCCGGTGGGATTGTAACCGGAAAATCGGACGCGACTTTCATCATCGCGAATGGCAATGAGTAAGCGTCCGAAACGTCCGGAGGTTAACCAGCGACAGAGGAGATAGGAACCTGCTAACAGGATGACGGTGAGGACATAAAACCCATATTGCGTGTTTGGGTTGGAGATGGGAAATCCTAACAGGGTTTGAAAATCGGTGAGTCCGTTGGTGCCGTTGAAGAGTTTTTGTTGTCCGTT includes:
- the urtC gene encoding urea ABC transporter permease subunit UrtC → MSNDKFPEKWEEKPNKESSENNNWIERLLQLKDQVNQVAQQKPRLFELSAIGVVALILIVIMPLVLSGFRLDLLHRYLALAIVALGIDLIWGYTGLLSLGHGIFFALGGYAIAMHIKLQIPETASSQLPDFMPLYGVTELPWFWGPFSSFPFTAIAILLIPGILAAFLGYLVFRNRIRGVYFSILTQAATIVFFNFFNGQQKLFNGTNGLTDFQTLLGFPISNPNTQYGFYVLTVILLAGSYLLCRWLTSGRFGRLLIAIRDDESRVRFSGYNPTGYKVLVFAISAALAGLGGALFTLRAGIISPRAMDIAFSIEMVIWVAVGGRATLIGAILGALLVNYGKSFLSEQFPEIWLFFQGALFLIVVLVLPNGIVGWLRTEAGNFIRTITGRPRYVITYPKLAEDPEIQRERETLEP
- the urtD gene encoding urea ABC transporter ATP-binding protein UrtD, whose amino-acid sequence is MNENILEIENLTVSFDGFNALNNLTFTMNTGELRVIIGPNGAGKTTFLDVITGKVKPTLGKVFFKGRNLRKYSEDSIARFGIGRKFQTPRVYLNLTPRENLEISCNRNKNVFQTLLKPTPASEHNTVKTLLETIGLVAKADIASGLLSHGEKQWLEIGMLLAQSPDLLLVDEPVAGLTDEETALTGELLISLAQSHSIIVIEHDMEFVRQIARKVTVLHEGSVLCEGSIEEVQNDPKVIQVYLGSTEEHEE